From one Thermanaeromonas sp. C210 genomic stretch:
- a CDS encoding coenzyme F420-0:L-glutamate ligase — translation MRGPKRAPAIRFAAKIPIRTHVLTEKDDIVEVARRYTEGIANRGDVIALAESAVAITQGRAVLPETVRPGRLARFLCRFPTKSGSLATPVAMQLAIDEVGRARILAGCAAAAVGKILGKKGLFYIVAGRELALIDDVAGTMYPYERHVVLGPKDPAKVVKDIKKATGAEAVIADVNDLGCVDIIGISNKLYADAVKDALRDNPFGNEDEQTPIVVLKRAGRGRLPSTTCLPGPGSGKITTKGGEGLA, via the coding sequence ATGAGGGGACCCAAGAGGGCGCCGGCCATAAGGTTTGCGGCCAAAATACCCATCCGCACCCATGTCCTGACGGAAAAGGACGATATTGTAGAGGTGGCAAGGCGCTACACGGAGGGAATAGCCAACCGGGGCGATGTCATTGCCCTGGCGGAAAGCGCAGTAGCCATTACCCAGGGCCGGGCCGTTTTGCCGGAAACCGTTCGACCGGGAAGGCTGGCTCGCTTCCTCTGCCGCTTTCCCACCAAGAGCGGGAGCTTGGCCACTCCGGTGGCCATGCAGCTGGCCATTGATGAAGTAGGCCGGGCGCGCATTCTGGCCGGTTGCGCTGCCGCGGCGGTAGGGAAAATCCTGGGCAAGAAGGGTCTTTTCTATATAGTAGCGGGCAGGGAGCTGGCGTTGATAGACGATGTGGCTGGCACCATGTATCCTTACGAACGCCATGTGGTGCTGGGGCCCAAGGACCCGGCCAAGGTGGTGAAGGACATCAAGAAGGCTACGGGAGCAGAAGCAGTCATAGCCGATGTGAACGACCTGGGCTGCGTCGACATTATCGGTATAAGCAATAAATTGTATGCCGATGCCGTAAAGGACGCCCTGCGGGACAATCCCTTCGGGAATGAAGACGAACAGACCCCTATTGTAGTACTTAAACGGGCGGGGCGGGGACGGCTCCCTTCTACCACCTGTCTTCCCGGGCCGGGATCTGGTAAAATTACCACCAAGGGAGGTGAAGGCCTAGCCTAG